A single genomic interval of Camelina sativa cultivar DH55 chromosome 11, Cs, whole genome shotgun sequence harbors:
- the LOC104723408 gene encoding disease resistance protein RPP5-like isoform X1, producing the protein MAAASSSSRSWRYDVFPSFSGVDVRKTFLSHLLAALHGKSIITFMDHGIERSCQIRPSLSTAIAESRISIVIFSKNYASSTWCLNELVEIHKCFNDFGQMVIPVFYDVDPSEVRKQTGRFGEAFETTCKDKTEDVKQGWIRVLSDIASIAGEHLQNGSDEASMTEKIANDVSNKLVTRSNDFGGFVGIEAHLEALNSMLCLESKEARMIGILGTSGIGKTTIARALFSQLFTSNFHHRAFVAYKRTIRDDYGMKLSWEEQFLSDILGQKDFKIYHLGMVEQRLKHKKVLIVLDDVDDLELLKTLVGQTRWFGSGSRIIVITQDRRLLKAHKINLIYEVEFPSKALSLKMLCRSAFEQDSPPRGFMEVAVQVAELTGNLPLGLSILGSSLRGREKKEWMEMLPELQNGLDEDIEKILRASYDKLDKKCQELFIYIAFACLFNGAQVSYIKDLLEDRLSVRLTMLADKSFIRITSPYETIEMHSLLQKLGREIVHAESIDNPGKRRFLVDADDIVDVFTHNTGTETLVGIYFNTSDISEPFFIHEKSFEGIHNLQFLIVCDYGWGRKNEARLYLPQGLVHLPRKLRLLIWNNYPLKCFPSNFKAEFLVELEMEDSKLEKLWEGTQALGSLKKINMRNSRYLKEIPDLSLAINLEKLYLFGCKSLLTLHSSIQYVIKLRRLNMGNCTKLESVPTHVNLKSLKSLEYLNLRGCIRLRNFPQISLYNSTGFFWSELISTVSYLEQASSSSRSRYDVFPSFSGADVRKSFLGHVMKELDYKSIKTFKDHRIERSRSIGHELLSAIRESRISIVIFSKNYASSTWCLNELVEIHDQSCKTLLGRRSVIPIFYDVDPSEVRKQTGEFGEVFKLTCERRPEEDKQRWIQALVDVANMAGVDSRNWCDEATMVKKIAEDVLNNIITPWNFFDESVGLEAHIGNEFNIKKRRL; encoded by the exons ATGGCggccgcttcttcttcttctcgcagCTGGAGATACGACGTTTTCCCAAGCTTCAGTGGGGTAGATGTCCGCAAGACGTTCCTCAGTCATCTTCTCGCGGCGCTCCACGGCAAATCAATCATCACATTCATGGATCACGGGATCGAGAGAAGCTGCCAAATCCGCCCTTCACTTTCAACTGCGATAGCTGAATCGAGGATCTCAATCGTCATCTTCTCTAAAAACTATGCTTCTTCAACGTGGTGCTTGAATGAATTGGTTGAGATCCACAAGTGCTTTAATGATTTTGGTCAAATGGTGATTCCAGTTTTCTACGACGTTGATCCGTCAGAAGTTAGAAAACAGACCGGTAGATTTGGCGAGGCCTTTGAAACCACGTGCAAGGACAAAACAGAAGATGTGAAACAAGGATGGATACGAGTTCTGTCAGATATAGCAAGTATAGCTGGAGAGCATCTTCAGAATGG GAGTGACGAAGCAAGCATGACTGAGAAAATCGCCAATGATGTTTCAAATAAACTGGTTACACGATCTAATGATTTTGGCGGCTTCGTGGGGATTGAAGCTCATTTAGAGGCATTGAATTCAATGTTGTGCTTGGAATCCAAGGAAGCTAGAATGATAGGGATTTTAGGAACTTCAGGGATTGGTAAGACTACCATTGCAAGAGCTCTTTTCAGTCAGCTCTTCACTAGCAATTTCCACCATCGTGCTTTCGTAGCTTATAAGAGAACCATCCGAGATGACTATGGCATGAAGTTGAGTTGGGAAGAACAATTTCTGTCGGACATCCTAGGCCAGAAGGACTTTAAGATATACCATTTAGGAATGGTGGAGCAAAGGTTAAAGCACAAGAAAGTTCTTATCGttcttgatgatgttgatgatctaGAGCTACTAAAAACCTTGGTTGGACAAACTCGATGGTTTGGATCAGGGAGCAGAATTATTGTGATCACCCAAGATAGGCGACTTCTCAAGGCTCATAAGATTAATCTTATATATGAAGTGGAGTTCCCATCTAAAGCTCTTTCTCTTAAGATGTTATGCCGATCTGCTTTTGAGCAAGACTCCCCACCCCGTGGTTTTATGGAAGTCGCAGTTCAAGTGGCCGAGCTCACGGGTAATCTTCCTTTGGGTCTCAGTATCTTGGGTTCGTCTTTAAGAggaagggaaaaaaaagagtGGATGGAGATGCTCCCTGAGCTACAAAATGGTTTGGACGAAGATATTGAGAAAATATTAAGAGCTAGCTACGATAAGTTAGATAAAAAATGCCAAGAGTTATTTATTTACATCGCGTTTGCATGTTTGTTCAATGGTGCGCAAGTCAGTTACATCAAAGACTTGCTCGAAGATAGGCTTAGCGTTAGGCTTACAATGTTGGCTGATAAGTCCTTCATTCGTATAACATCACCATATGAAACTATAGAGATGCACAGTTTGCTACAGAAGTTGGGCAGAGAAATCGTTCACGCAGAGTCCATTGATAATCCTGGAAAACGTCGATTTCTGGTGGATGCTGATGATATTGTCGATGTATTTACCCATAATACT GGCACGGAAACTTTGGTTGGAATATATTTCAACACATCAGATATCAGTGAGCCATTTTTCATACATGAAAAGTCATTCGAAGGCATCCATAATCTCCAGTTTCTAATAGTTTGCGATTATGGCTGGGGGAGAAAGAATGAAGCCAGATTGTATCTACCTCAGGGCCTCGTTCATTTGCCCCGTAAACTCAGATTGCTAATCTGGAATAATTATCCACTAAAGTGTTTTCCATCTAATTTTAAGGCCGAGTTTCTCGTTGAACTGGAAATGGAGGATAGTAAGCTTGAGAAGCTGTGGGAAGGAACTCAG GCACTTGGAAGCCTCAAGAAGATAAATATGCGTAATTCGAGATATTTGAAAGAAATTCCAGATCTATCTTTAGCCATAAACCTTGAGAAATTATATCTTTTTGGATGCAAGTCCTTGTTGACACTTCATTCCTCGATTCAGTATGTCATTAAACTGAGGAGGTTAAATATGGGGAATTGCACAAAGCTAGAGAGTGTTCCAACTCATGTCAACTTAAAATCATTGAAGTCTCTAGAGTACCTCAATCTCAGAGGATGCATCCGGTTGAGGAATTTCCCTCAGATTTCGTTGTACAATTCAACCGGTTTCTTTTGGTCGGAATTAATATCAACCGTCAGTTATCTTGAGCA ggcgtcttcttcttctcgcagCAGATATGATGTTTTCCCGAGCTTCAGTGGAGCAGATGTTCGCAAATCATTCCTCGGCCATGTTATGAAGGAGCTCGACtacaaatcaattaaaacatTCAAAGACCACAGGATCGAGAGAAGCCGCTCAATCGGCCATGAGCTTTTATCAGCGATTAGAGAATCGAGGATCTCAATCGTCATATTCTCTAAGAACTACGCTTCTTCCACGTGGTGCTTAAATGAATTGGTGGAGATCCATGATCAGTCTTGTAAGACATTGTTGGGGAGGAGATCAGTGATTCCGATTTTCTACGACGTTGATCCTTCGGAAGTTAGAAAACAGACCGGTGAATTTGGCGAGGTCTTTAAATTGACATGCGAGCGCAGACCAGAGGAGGACAAACAAAGATGGATACAAGCTCTCGTAGATGTAGCTAATATGGCTGGAGTGGATTCTCGAAACTG GTGTGACGAAGCAACCATGGTTAAAAAGATAGCCGAAGATGTTTTAAATAACATTATTACACCATGGAATTTTTTTGACGAATCGGTCGGACTTGAAGCTCATATAGGCAACGAGTTCAATATCAAGAAGAGAAGATTGTAG
- the LOC104723408 gene encoding protein SUPPRESSOR OF npr1-1, CONSTITUTIVE 1-like isoform X3 encodes MDHGIERSCQIRPSLSTAIAESRISIVIFSKNYASSTWCLNELVEIHKCFNDFGQMVIPVFYDVDPSEVRKQTGRFGEAFETTCKDKTEDVKQGWIRVLSDIASIAGEHLQNGSDEASMTEKIANDVSNKLVTRSNDFGGFVGIEAHLEALNSMLCLESKEARMIGILGTSGIGKTTIARALFSQLFTSNFHHRAFVAYKRTIRDDYGMKLSWEEQFLSDILGQKDFKIYHLGMVEQRLKHKKVLIVLDDVDDLELLKTLVGQTRWFGSGSRIIVITQDRRLLKAHKINLIYEVEFPSKALSLKMLCRSAFEQDSPPRGFMEVAVQVAELTGNLPLGLSILGSSLRGREKKEWMEMLPELQNGLDEDIEKILRASYDKLDKKCQELFIYIAFACLFNGAQVSYIKDLLEDRLSVRLTMLADKSFIRITSPYETIEMHSLLQKLGREIVHAESIDNPGKRRFLVDADDIVDVFTHNTGTETLVGIYFNTSDISEPFFIHEKSFEGIHNLQFLIVCDYGWGRKNEARLYLPQGLVHLPRKLRLLIWNNYPLKCFPSNFKAEFLVELEMEDSKLEKLWEGTQALGSLKKINMRNSRYLKEIPDLSLAINLEKLYLFGCKSLLTLHSSIQYVIKLRRLNMGNCTKLESVPTHVNLKSLKSLEYLNLRGCIRLRNFPQISLYNSTGFFWSELISTVSYLEQASSSSRSRYDVFPSFSGADVRKSFLGHVMKELDYKSIKTFKDHRIERSRSIGHELLSAIRESRISIVIFSKNYASSTWCLNELVEIHDQSCKTLLGRRSVIPIFYDVDPSEVRKQTGEFGEVFKLTCERRPEEDKQRWIQALVDVANMAGVDSRNWCDEATMVKKIAEDVLNNIITPWNFFDESVGLEAHIGNEFNIKKRRL; translated from the exons ATGGATCACGGGATCGAGAGAAGCTGCCAAATCCGCCCTTCACTTTCAACTGCGATAGCTGAATCGAGGATCTCAATCGTCATCTTCTCTAAAAACTATGCTTCTTCAACGTGGTGCTTGAATGAATTGGTTGAGATCCACAAGTGCTTTAATGATTTTGGTCAAATGGTGATTCCAGTTTTCTACGACGTTGATCCGTCAGAAGTTAGAAAACAGACCGGTAGATTTGGCGAGGCCTTTGAAACCACGTGCAAGGACAAAACAGAAGATGTGAAACAAGGATGGATACGAGTTCTGTCAGATATAGCAAGTATAGCTGGAGAGCATCTTCAGAATGG GAGTGACGAAGCAAGCATGACTGAGAAAATCGCCAATGATGTTTCAAATAAACTGGTTACACGATCTAATGATTTTGGCGGCTTCGTGGGGATTGAAGCTCATTTAGAGGCATTGAATTCAATGTTGTGCTTGGAATCCAAGGAAGCTAGAATGATAGGGATTTTAGGAACTTCAGGGATTGGTAAGACTACCATTGCAAGAGCTCTTTTCAGTCAGCTCTTCACTAGCAATTTCCACCATCGTGCTTTCGTAGCTTATAAGAGAACCATCCGAGATGACTATGGCATGAAGTTGAGTTGGGAAGAACAATTTCTGTCGGACATCCTAGGCCAGAAGGACTTTAAGATATACCATTTAGGAATGGTGGAGCAAAGGTTAAAGCACAAGAAAGTTCTTATCGttcttgatgatgttgatgatctaGAGCTACTAAAAACCTTGGTTGGACAAACTCGATGGTTTGGATCAGGGAGCAGAATTATTGTGATCACCCAAGATAGGCGACTTCTCAAGGCTCATAAGATTAATCTTATATATGAAGTGGAGTTCCCATCTAAAGCTCTTTCTCTTAAGATGTTATGCCGATCTGCTTTTGAGCAAGACTCCCCACCCCGTGGTTTTATGGAAGTCGCAGTTCAAGTGGCCGAGCTCACGGGTAATCTTCCTTTGGGTCTCAGTATCTTGGGTTCGTCTTTAAGAggaagggaaaaaaaagagtGGATGGAGATGCTCCCTGAGCTACAAAATGGTTTGGACGAAGATATTGAGAAAATATTAAGAGCTAGCTACGATAAGTTAGATAAAAAATGCCAAGAGTTATTTATTTACATCGCGTTTGCATGTTTGTTCAATGGTGCGCAAGTCAGTTACATCAAAGACTTGCTCGAAGATAGGCTTAGCGTTAGGCTTACAATGTTGGCTGATAAGTCCTTCATTCGTATAACATCACCATATGAAACTATAGAGATGCACAGTTTGCTACAGAAGTTGGGCAGAGAAATCGTTCACGCAGAGTCCATTGATAATCCTGGAAAACGTCGATTTCTGGTGGATGCTGATGATATTGTCGATGTATTTACCCATAATACT GGCACGGAAACTTTGGTTGGAATATATTTCAACACATCAGATATCAGTGAGCCATTTTTCATACATGAAAAGTCATTCGAAGGCATCCATAATCTCCAGTTTCTAATAGTTTGCGATTATGGCTGGGGGAGAAAGAATGAAGCCAGATTGTATCTACCTCAGGGCCTCGTTCATTTGCCCCGTAAACTCAGATTGCTAATCTGGAATAATTATCCACTAAAGTGTTTTCCATCTAATTTTAAGGCCGAGTTTCTCGTTGAACTGGAAATGGAGGATAGTAAGCTTGAGAAGCTGTGGGAAGGAACTCAG GCACTTGGAAGCCTCAAGAAGATAAATATGCGTAATTCGAGATATTTGAAAGAAATTCCAGATCTATCTTTAGCCATAAACCTTGAGAAATTATATCTTTTTGGATGCAAGTCCTTGTTGACACTTCATTCCTCGATTCAGTATGTCATTAAACTGAGGAGGTTAAATATGGGGAATTGCACAAAGCTAGAGAGTGTTCCAACTCATGTCAACTTAAAATCATTGAAGTCTCTAGAGTACCTCAATCTCAGAGGATGCATCCGGTTGAGGAATTTCCCTCAGATTTCGTTGTACAATTCAACCGGTTTCTTTTGGTCGGAATTAATATCAACCGTCAGTTATCTTGAGCA ggcgtcttcttcttctcgcagCAGATATGATGTTTTCCCGAGCTTCAGTGGAGCAGATGTTCGCAAATCATTCCTCGGCCATGTTATGAAGGAGCTCGACtacaaatcaattaaaacatTCAAAGACCACAGGATCGAGAGAAGCCGCTCAATCGGCCATGAGCTTTTATCAGCGATTAGAGAATCGAGGATCTCAATCGTCATATTCTCTAAGAACTACGCTTCTTCCACGTGGTGCTTAAATGAATTGGTGGAGATCCATGATCAGTCTTGTAAGACATTGTTGGGGAGGAGATCAGTGATTCCGATTTTCTACGACGTTGATCCTTCGGAAGTTAGAAAACAGACCGGTGAATTTGGCGAGGTCTTTAAATTGACATGCGAGCGCAGACCAGAGGAGGACAAACAAAGATGGATACAAGCTCTCGTAGATGTAGCTAATATGGCTGGAGTGGATTCTCGAAACTG GTGTGACGAAGCAACCATGGTTAAAAAGATAGCCGAAGATGTTTTAAATAACATTATTACACCATGGAATTTTTTTGACGAATCGGTCGGACTTGAAGCTCATATAGGCAACGAGTTCAATATCAAGAAGAGAAGATTGTAG